The genomic DNA GGTAAAGAAGTTTTGGGGCGAGTGTTTAATGTTTTGGGCGATACCATAGATCAGGGCCCAAAAATAGCTGCAAAAGAAAAATGGTCCATTCATCGTCAAGCACCAACTTTGATAGAACAAAAAGTTACAGACGAAATTTTGGAGACAGGAATTAAGGTTATCGATTTACTTTGTCCTTACATTAAAGGTTCAAAAATTGGTCTTTTCGGAGGAGCAGGAGTTGGTAAAACAATTTTAGTCCAAGAATTAATTCGAAACGTTGCAATTGAGCATGGTGGTTATTCAGTTTTTGTTGGAATTGGTGAGCGAACAAGAGAGGGAACTGATCTTTGGCTTGAAATGAAATCTTCAGGCGTTTTGGACAAAACAGCTCTTATTTTTGGTCAGATGGGCGAGGTTCCTGGCGCAAGGCTTCGAGTAGGGCTTGCTGGGCTTACAATGGCGGAATATTTTAGAGATGAATCTAAAAAAGATACGCTTCTTTTTATTGATAATATTTTTAGATTTGTTCAAGCCGGCGCGGAAGTTTCGGCCTTGCTTGGTAGAATGCCTTCTGCTGTTGGTTATCAGCCAACACTTGCTTCTGAAATGGGAGCTTTGCAAGAGAGAATTACAACAACTCAAAATGGTTCAATAACCTCTGTGCAGGCTGTTTATGTTCCAGCTGACGATTATACAGATCCAGCCCCTGCGACGACTTTCCAGCATTTGGATGCAAGCACGGTTCTTTCTAGAAAAATTGCGCAAGCAGGACTTTATCCAGCAGTAGATCCTTTGGAATCCAATTCAAATGGTTTGCGTCCAGAAGTTGTTGGGCAAGAACATTGTGATGTTGCTTTTGCTGTCAAAGAGTTGCTTCAAAAGTACAAAGAGCTTCAGGATATTATTGCCATCATGGGAATGGATGAGCTTTCAGATGAACAAAAAACTACTGTTTATAGAGCGAGAAAAATTGAAAAATTTCTTACGCAACCAATGTTTGTTGCGGAACAATTTTCCGGTGTTCCTGGTAAATTTGTAAAACGTGAAAAAGTTGTTGCTGATGTTAAGCGGATATTATCAGGTGAATTTGATAATATTCAAGAGCAAGCATTTTATATGGTTGGGACGATAGAAGAAGTGATAGAAAAGGCTAAAAAAAATTAAGGATTTTGAATGTCAGATCTATTATTTGATTTAGAGATTGTTCGACCATCTGAATCTAAAAAAATTTCTATTTTTTGGGTTGATATTGAAGGTGTTAGTGGTAACTTTGTTGTTGGCCCCAATCATTCACCTTTGATTTCTGTGATAAAACCTCAAAGTTTTTTGATTTATAAAACTTCATCTAACGAGGAAGTAAGATTAGAAATCGTGGGCGGTGGTATCATAAATATTAATGAAAATGGTAAAGTTGTTGTTATTTTAGACAATTAGAAATTTTAAGATATTAAAAATATATTGTTACTATTGCAAAAACAATAGCAAAGTTCTAAAATGTTTCTTTATGACTAAATTTTGAATACATTTAGTCATGCAAAAGGGAGATCCTGGGGGGTACATTTAGAAAAGTTTTCCTACTTACAGGATTTCTTGTTTTTTACGGAGTGGTTCCGAAGTTATTTAATCAACATTATGATTTTTAAGGAGTTAACATATGTTAGCGCGAATAGTTCGTTGGTTTTGGCCTGATTTATCTGAATTAGAAGTCAAAAAATATGGCCTTTTATCTTTTGCATTCTTTTTTATCATCGGTGCATATTGGCTTGAAAGACCTCTAAAAGACGGTATATTCTTTCCAGTAGTTGGTAAAGCTTGGCAACCAACAGCAAAAATTATGTCAGTTTTTGTCGTTTCCATTATGGTCATGGTTTACAGTAAATTAATCGATATGTTTGAAAAGCATAGAATGTTCTATATTTTAGGAACTTTTTATGCAGTTCTTTTTTCAATAATTGGTTATTGCATTTGGTTGATGCCAAATTTAAGCAGCCCTGCTGAATATTCTCCTTTCTTCAAATTTATCGGTTGGGCATCATACTTTATTATTGAAAGTTTTGGATCTGTTATTGTTGCTCTTTTCTGGTCATTTACATCAAGCGTTAGTGATGCTGGAACTGCAAAAAAATGTTATCCATTTGTTATTGCAGGTGCACAGATTGGTTCCATCATCGGACCCACGCTCGCTTTATTTGCAAAACAATTAGGTTTAGGCCTTCTTTTTGCAATAGTCGTAATGGCAATTTTAGCTTTAATGTTTGTTATCAAAAAATTCATGGCAGTAATTCCTGAAGATCAAATAACAATTAGCAAAAAAGAAGCTGATTCTGAAAAGAAAAAGACAGGTTTTATGGAAGGATTAAAACTCTTGCTGACAAGACCTTATCTTTTTGGAATTTTCATGGTTGTAACTATTTACGAAGTTGTAGGTACAATTGTTGATTATCAAATGAAAGTTCAAGCGGAAGCATTCTATCCAACAAAAGAAGCTTTAACATCATTCTTGGGAATATTCGGAATAGCTGTTAACGGTCTTGCATTTGTAATGGCTCTTCTTGGAACATCATACCTTATGAAAAGATTTGGTTTGAGATTCTGTCTTTTGACTTTCCCAATTACTCTTGGCGTGGCAGTTGCAATTCTCTACGGTGTTTATGTAGGTGAATTTGTTTCTCCTTGGGCATTGCTTTGGGTAACTTTTGGTGTAATGATGCTTGCTAAAGGTTTAAGCTATGCATTGAATAACCCATCAAAAGAAATGATGTACATTCCAACATCTAAAGATGCTAAATTTAAATCTAAAGGTTGGATTGATATGTTCGGTAGCCGAGGTTCAAAAGCTTTGGGTGGCGTATTTACAAACCAATTTGCAGGCGAAGTTCCTACATTAATGGCCTTTGGAACAATTTTATCCTTAGGTTTAATTGGTGTTTGGATAGTCGCTGCAGTATTTGTAAGTAGCAAATTCGCTCAACTTACAAAAGAAAATAAGATTGTTGAATAATCTTACATTTCTTTAAATTCGAAAATTAAGCCGGAAGTTTTTCTTCCGGCTTTTTTATTTGTTTACAAAATTTTGGTATTTTGAGGAAGTATAAAAATAACAAAATAAAATTGAAATGGATGCTATGAATAAAAAAGATTCGGTAAAAATGGGTTTAGGTTTTGGGGTTACTTCTGGAACGATTACAACTTTAGGATTGATGATCGGTTTACATTCGATAATTGAGTCGAAGATTGTTTTGATAGGTGGTGTTTTGACCATAGCTATAGCAGATGCTCTTGCCGATTCGTTAGGAATACATGTAGCAAAAGAAGCTATAAATAAATATACGAAAAGAGAAGTTTGGGAAGCAACATTTGTTACCTTTTTTACAAAATTTTTTATAGCCTTAAGTTTTATTGTTCCGATTTTATTTTTCTCGCTTGATATGGCGGTATTGATTAATGTTTTTTGGGGAATGTTTTTACTTGGAACATTTAGTTATCTTATTGCAAAAGAGCAGAATGCGAATCCCTGGCGGATTGTAGGAGAACATATTTTAATAGCAGTTTGTGTTGTTATCGCAACGCATTATGTCCAACAGTTTATAAAAAGAATTTTTTGTTAAGGAGAAATGATGAGTAAAAAAGTTATTTTAACTGGAGATAGACCAACAGGACAGCTTCATCTTGGACATTATATTGGCTCACTTCAAAATAGAGTAAAGCTGCAAGATGAGTATGATCAATATATTTTGATAGCAGATTTACAAGCGTTAACTGACAATGCGGAAAATCCACAAAAGATTCGTGACAGTATTTTCGAAGTTGTGCTTGATTATCTTGCTGTTGGAATAGACCCAAATAAAAGTACAATTTTTATCCAATCTAAAATTCCACAAATATCAGATCTTACAATTTATTATTTAAATTTAGTTACGGTTGCTCGTTTGCAGCGCAATCCTACGGTGAAAGAAGAGATTAAGCAAAAAGGTTTTGAAGAAAGTTTGCCTGTTGGATTTTTTTGTTATCCAATTAGTCAAGCTGCAGATATCACAGCATTCAAAGCAAATTTGGTTCCTGTCGGTGAAGATCAACTTCCGATGATTGAACAAACAAATGAGATTGTGCGAAAATTTAATTCCGTTTATGCACCTGTTTTGGTCGAAGCTAAAGCATTAGTTCCAAAATTTGGATGTCGTTTACCAGGAATTGACGGTAAAGCAAAAATGGGTAAATCGTTAGGTAATGCAATTTATCTTGCTGATAGCGTGGATGTTGTAACCAAAAAAGTTATGGGCATGTATACAGATCCAAATCATCTCAAAGTATCTGATCCTGGACTGGTAGAAGGTAATCCTGTTTTTACTTACCTTGATGCGTTTGATACAAACAAAGATAAAGTTGAAGAATTAAAAGCGCATTATTCTCGCGGTGGTCTTGGCGATGTGATCGTAAAAAAATATTTAAATGAAGTTTTACAAAATGTTTTGGAACCGATTCGAAAAAAACGTGAAGGGTTTGCAAAAGATAAAGAATTTGTTTTGAATGTTTTAAAAAATGGAACTGCAAAAGCTGAATCTGTAGCGGATAAGACATTGAAAGAAGTTCAAGCCGCGATGAAGATAGATTACTTTTAAAGCTGAAAGGATTGAAAGATGCCTATAGGACCAGATCCAAAATGTAAATATCCGCTTGAAGGGTTAGGATATGAATTTGATGCAAAGATCAATGTATTTTTAAAGAGTATTGTTAAAAGATCGAATATAGCTGTTGGAGATTTTACATATTTTGATGCTTCTAGTTCAGAGGATTTTGAAAATAAAACTGTTCTTTATCATTATTCATTTTCAAAAGAGAAATTAATTATAGGTAATTTTTGTGCAATTGCCGCAGGTGCAAAATTTATTATGAGTGGTGCGAACCATCCGCTTAATGGGTTTTCAACTTATCCATTTTTTATTTTTAGACGAGGCTGGGAAAAAGATTTTGATCCCGCATCTTTGTCAAATAAGGGCGATACGATAATTGGTAATGATGTTTGGATTGGTTATGATGCAACTATTATGCCTGGAGTTAAAATCGGAGATGGTGCGATTATCGGCGCAAAGGCAGTTGTTACAAAAGATGTTCCTCCTTATGCCGTTGTTGGTGGTAATCCTGCAAAGATTATTCGTATACGTTTTGATGAAAAAACAGTTAATGAATTGGTAGCAATTGCTTGGTGGAATTGGGATGTTGAAAAAATATCACGCAATATTCCAGCAATTGTTGGTGCTGATTTGCAAAAATTAAAAAGTGCGAAGTAGAAAGTATTAATATTTAAATTATGTGCGAGGATTTTAAATTTATGATCAATAAAGATGTTATAGAAGAAGTAAAAGATCGTTTGGTCAAAACGTATAATCCAATAGCTATTTATATTTTTGGTTCTTATGCTTGGGGTTATCCATCTGAAGATAGTGATTTGGATTTATTAATTATCGTTGATAAATCAGATGAGAAGTCTTATAAGCGTCCAATTTCTGGATATAAAGCTTTGAGAGGTTTGGATATATCAAAAGATATTATTATTTTTACTAAAGAAGAATTTGAACGCGCTGCAAATGATGTATCAACTCTTGGTTATAAGATTAAAAAATATGGAGAGTTAATCTATGCAAGAGCATGAACGTTGGATCAACGTAGCTAAAGAAGATTTGAAAGTAGCAAAATGTTTATTACCCGAAGAGTTATTTTCTTCTGTTACATATCATTGTCAACAATCAGCGGAGAAATCGTTGAAGGGTTATCTTGCTTTTAAAAAACATGAAATAATAAAAACTCATGATTTAACTAAGCTTGTTGGACTCTGTAAATTTTTTGATAGAGAATTTGAAAGCATTTTTAGTTTAGCAGAGCAATTAAATCCTTTTGCAACTAGGTTTAGATATCCTACAGAATTTGATATTCCAACTCAAGAAGATTGCGAATTTGCAATTAAGCAATCTGAAAAAATTATGAAATTTGTATTGAAAAAGATTTTAGAAACAGAAACTAGTCAGATGGATATTTTTTAATTTTTGATTTACGAATTTTTCAAAAATAATTTGGGTTGTTTCCATTTTGTTTTTCATCGCCTACCATCCAAAGATTGAATATACAATGACCCAAAAGATAGCTTTTTCGGTTTCTTTTATAGCTTCTGGATATCCTTCTAAAATAACTTCTAAAAGATTGTTATTTTTGTGATAGGGGGTGTAACGAAGAATAGATTCTATTAGTATGGCTATGTCTACAGTTTCTAATGTTTTATCTGCTAATAATTCAACTATATTTGTTCGTTCAATACAATCAGCAAAACCTGCATTTGTTAATCTTTTAGTTAAAATTTCAGCGTTAGGTAGTTTTACTTTTACGGCGTGACTAATGCCTACCACGCTCAATAACATGATTATCAAAATAAATAACTTTTTCATAAATTCCTTTTTATATTTATATATTTGATTTTTTACTATTTAAAAATGTCTTCATGTGAATTATTAAAGCAAACATATTAAAAATAAAAATAGAAGTCCATTTGATTAGGGTTACTTTTTTGATTTATTTAACTAAAAAATTTTAAACATTTTTCAAAAAATATCTGTTAGAATTCTTTTCAGTTTTGTAGTAATAAATTTTCAATTAAATTTAGGAGAGTTT from Candidatus Dependentiae bacterium includes the following:
- a CDS encoding chloramphenicol acetyltransferase yields the protein MPIGPDPKCKYPLEGLGYEFDAKINVFLKSIVKRSNIAVGDFTYFDASSSEDFENKTVLYHYSFSKEKLIIGNFCAIAAGAKFIMSGANHPLNGFSTYPFFIFRRGWEKDFDPASLSNKGDTIIGNDVWIGYDATIMPGVKIGDGAIIGAKAVVTKDVPPYAVVGGNPAKIIRIRFDEKTVNELVAIAWWNWDVEKISRNIPAIVGADLQKLKSAK
- a CDS encoding DNA polymerase III subunit beta: MCEDFKFMINKDVIEEVKDRLVKTYNPIAIYIFGSYAWGYPSEDSDLDLLIIVDKSDEKSYKRPISGYKALRGLDISKDIIIFTKEEFERAANDVSTLGYKIKKYGELIYARA
- the trpS gene encoding tryptophan--tRNA ligase yields the protein MSKKVILTGDRPTGQLHLGHYIGSLQNRVKLQDEYDQYILIADLQALTDNAENPQKIRDSIFEVVLDYLAVGIDPNKSTIFIQSKIPQISDLTIYYLNLVTVARLQRNPTVKEEIKQKGFEESLPVGFFCYPISQAADITAFKANLVPVGEDQLPMIEQTNEIVRKFNSVYAPVLVEAKALVPKFGCRLPGIDGKAKMGKSLGNAIYLADSVDVVTKKVMGMYTDPNHLKVSDPGLVEGNPVFTYLDAFDTNKDKVEELKAHYSRGGLGDVIVKKYLNEVLQNVLEPIRKKREGFAKDKEFVLNVLKNGTAKAESVADKTLKEVQAAMKIDYF
- the atpD gene encoding F0F1 ATP synthase subunit beta, yielding MNIAEKETPSKKDSSNFENKKDLHCGFVLRISGAIVDVQFGEEKVPNIFNKLIVISNLIENGQPKKLSLEVAQHLGDGVVRCIALEPFDGVARGLKVIDTEEPIKVPVGKEVLGRVFNVLGDTIDQGPKIAAKEKWSIHRQAPTLIEQKVTDEILETGIKVIDLLCPYIKGSKIGLFGGAGVGKTILVQELIRNVAIEHGGYSVFVGIGERTREGTDLWLEMKSSGVLDKTALIFGQMGEVPGARLRVGLAGLTMAEYFRDESKKDTLLFIDNIFRFVQAGAEVSALLGRMPSAVGYQPTLASEMGALQERITTTQNGSITSVQAVYVPADDYTDPAPATTFQHLDASTVLSRKIAQAGLYPAVDPLESNSNGLRPEVVGQEHCDVAFAVKELLQKYKELQDIIAIMGMDELSDEQKTTVYRARKIEKFLTQPMFVAEQFSGVPGKFVKREKVVADVKRILSGEFDNIQEQAFYMVGTIEEVIEKAKKN